Proteins from a genomic interval of Toxoplasma gondii ME49 chromosome Ia, whole genome shotgun sequence:
- a CDS encoding hypothetical protein (encoded by transcript TGME49_294808~Signal peptide predicted by SignalP 2.0 HMM (probability 0.986) with cleavage site probability 0.975 at residue 23): MTTLPKDFWLYLLLLATLQITLGFIRVNNRDPIGCMTSISSGTLSIISLLTQKCIRLQQAIFFVNFFALLHEISNLCVAVPREPNIKSFHRLIKNVINISAASVTAGSLYLWSPWHVVEMNEDDESQPGSGGGSNVNQSMHLGSKHKQRSKKTQHRQKHSVLDVENSWAPSTSLLFSTEPSQHIHGAFVRL; encoded by the exons atgACTACACTACCAAAAGACTTTTGGTTGTACCTCCTGCTACTGGCGACACTTCAGATCACGCTGGGATTTATCCGCGTCAATAACCGA GATCCTATAGGATGTATGACGTC AATCAGCTCCGGCACACTCAGTATCATCTCCTTACTGACTCAGAAGTGCATTCGATTGCAGCAGGCCATCTTTTTCGTCAATTTTTTCGCTCTACTTCATGAAATTTCGAATCTCTGCGTTGCAGTTCCTC GCGAACCTAACATAAAGTCCTTCCACAGGCTCATCAAA AATGTTATCAACATCTCCGCAG CTTCAGTAACCGCAGGGAGCCTGTACTTGTGGTCGCCTTGGCATGTCGTTGAAATGAATGAGG ACGACGAATCACAGCCTGGATCTGGGGGAGGTTCAAACGTGAACCAGTCAATGCATCTCGGAAGTAAGCATAAACAGCGGAGCAAGAAAACGCAG CATAGACAAAAACACAGCGTTCTGGACGTTGAGAATTCCTGGGCACCTTCCacttctctgctgttctcGACTGAGCCCTCACAACACATCCACGGTGCCTTTGTGCGTTTATGA
- a CDS encoding RNA recognition motif-containing protein (encoded by transcript TGME49_294812), producing MVSFPLWATLSSGLRFSFRGVSVMGRAHGNCPRVILPPILSSYESALSNVQPDVSEHWKKQRRMSISLLSQRLQENPVSPAPSCPVGSSRRGIEFPLCGAKEMHLGALLTPAQVSSNTCASRSFSTEPISHMQEKPATLRLRGLPYRTTAEDIANFFEGYSLAGPPDEAIQLHRRMDGRPTGWASVYFESEQEARRAKQDKHRSYLHGRYIEIFINFETGELEWIHQPQLSENVNRKHHGKDNR from the exons ATGGTTAGTTTTCCGTTGTGGGCCACGTTATCTAGTGGCCTACGGTTCTCCTTTCGTGGTGTATCGGTCATGGGTAGGGCGCATGGCAATTGTCCTCGCGTGATCCTGCCACCTATATTATCAAGTTACGAGTCGGCTCTCAGTAACGTACAGCCCGATGTTTCCGAGCActggaaaaaacaaagaaggaTGAGCATTTCTTTGCTCTCTCAGAGACTGCAGGAAAATCCTGTTTCACCCGCTCCGTCATGTCCTGTCGGGTCTAGCCGTAGAGGCATTGAGTTTCCCTTGTGCGGGGCGAAAGAGATGCACCTGGGCGCCCTTCTGACTCCCGCTCAAGTGTCGAGCAATACATGTGCCAGTCGAAGTTTCTCGACTGAGCCTATTTCCCATATGCAAGAGAAGCCGGCTACCCTGCGACTACGG GGTCTTCCTTACCGGACTACAGCAGAAGATATTGCAAACTTCTTTGAAGGATACAGCCTTGCTGGACCGCCAGACGAAGCAATCCAGCTCCACCGACGCATGGACGGCCGACCCACGGGGTGGGCCTCGGTGTACTTTGAGTCAGAACAAGAAGCTAGACGGGCGAAGCAAGACAAACACAGATCGTACCTCCATGGACG GTATATTGAGATTTTCATCAACTTTGAAACAGGCGAACTGGAGTGGATACATCAGCCCCAATTGAGCGAGAACGTCAACCGGAAGCACCACGGCAAAGATAATCGGTGA